The following proteins are co-located in the Mesorhizobium sp. M1E.F.Ca.ET.045.02.1.1 genome:
- a CDS encoding RNA polymerase sigma factor, which yields MAAVSQSFKTELLGAIPSLRAFAVSLTQNADKADDLVQETLVKAWDKHESFQPGTNLKAWLFTILRNEFYSQMRKRGREVQDSDGIMTARLAVHPAQHGQLDLKDFRGALEQLPEDQREAIILIGASGFSYEEAAEICGCAVGTIKSRVSRARARLQEILKISGEDEYGPDAISAQVTGSNAA from the coding sequence ATGGCGGCGGTCTCCCAGAGCTTCAAGACCGAGCTGCTCGGTGCGATACCGAGCCTGCGCGCCTTTGCGGTGTCGCTGACGCAGAATGCCGACAAGGCCGATGACCTCGTCCAGGAAACCCTGGTCAAGGCGTGGGACAAGCATGAGAGCTTCCAGCCCGGCACCAACCTCAAGGCCTGGCTTTTCACCATCCTGCGCAACGAGTTCTATTCGCAGATGCGCAAGCGTGGCCGCGAGGTGCAGGACAGCGACGGCATCATGACCGCCAGGCTTGCCGTTCACCCGGCGCAGCACGGCCAACTCGACCTCAAGGACTTTCGCGGCGCGCTGGAACAGCTGCCGGAGGATCAGCGCGAAGCCATCATCCTGATCGGCGCGTCCGGCTTCTCCTACGAGGAGGCGGCCGAGATCTGCGGCTGCGCGGTCGGCACGATCAAGAGCCGGGTCAGCAGGGCTCGCGCGAGACTGCAGGAAATTCTGAAGATCTCCGGCGAGGACGAATATGGTCCCGATGCGATTTCGGCGCAGGTGACCGGCTCAAACGCAGCCTGA
- a CDS encoding response regulator, translating into MTAGDCRSRRYVPSLLDGLRILVLEDEFLIAMDVEQLCRDHGAADVVVVRDLAEIDQRDGLSWFDAAIVDLMLGGVSTLGFAARLRGGGVPFVFASGHSDADEIESSFPEIRLVAKPYSGDDLIEAVALACGRTKAA; encoded by the coding sequence ATGACTGCTGGCGATTGTAGGAGTCGCCGCTACGTGCCTTCATTGCTAGACGGATTGCGTATTCTGGTCCTGGAGGATGAGTTTCTTATCGCAATGGATGTCGAACAGCTATGCCGTGACCATGGGGCGGCCGACGTTGTGGTTGTCCGCGATCTGGCCGAAATCGACCAGCGGGATGGGCTGTCGTGGTTTGACGCGGCCATCGTCGACCTGATGCTTGGAGGTGTCTCGACACTCGGCTTCGCCGCGCGACTGCGTGGCGGGGGCGTTCCGTTCGTTTTTGCCTCCGGTCATTCGGACGCGGACGAGATCGAGAGCTCCTTTCCGGAAATCCGGCTGGTCGCCAAACCCTATTCGGGGGACGATCTGATCGAGGCCGTGGCGCTCGCTTGCGGACGCACGAAGGCGGCTTGA
- a CDS encoding DUF883 family protein gives MAPAAGKTATDAPSNSDLEADIRQLRADIEELTRQLAKTGEHGYGAARHAASEGVEHLRAQGEAAFESVRGSAQDIEAQLIATVREKPVTSLAIAAGVGFLFALLSRR, from the coding sequence ATGGCGCCCGCCGCAGGCAAAACCGCAACAGACGCTCCCTCCAACTCCGATCTCGAAGCCGATATTCGGCAGTTGCGCGCCGATATCGAGGAGCTCACCAGGCAATTGGCCAAGACCGGGGAGCACGGCTATGGCGCGGCGCGCCATGCCGCCTCCGAGGGGGTCGAACACCTGCGTGCCCAGGGTGAAGCGGCATTCGAAAGCGTGCGCGGCAGCGCCCAGGATATCGAAGCGCAGCTCATCGCCACCGTTCGCGAAAAGCCGGTGACGTCGCTGGCGATTGCCGCCGGCGTCGGCTTTCTGTTCGCACTGCTCTCCCGCCGCTAG
- a CDS encoding phage holin family protein, which translates to MGTLISLISAIASGEATAALQRARVAAILYGIAAILALCGIGFLVGAAYIWLAARYGPLATSLGFGIGFLLIAGLILVIHKMTTGMRAKRRARRRKADMTAVGLTAALALLPALAKSKSGLGTIVAPAIALVAYAIYRENVKVKPQDPDPGEAP; encoded by the coding sequence ATGGGGACGCTGATTTCCCTGATCTCGGCCATTGCCTCGGGTGAGGCGACGGCCGCCTTGCAGAGAGCGCGTGTGGCGGCAATCCTCTATGGGATTGCCGCCATTCTTGCCCTGTGCGGCATCGGCTTCCTTGTCGGCGCCGCCTATATCTGGCTGGCCGCGCGCTACGGACCATTGGCGACCAGCCTCGGCTTCGGCATCGGCTTCCTGCTGATTGCCGGGCTCATTCTGGTGATCCACAAGATGACGACCGGCATGCGAGCCAAGCGTCGCGCGCGCCGGCGCAAGGCCGACATGACGGCGGTTGGGCTCACCGCGGCGCTTGCGCTGCTCCCGGCGCTTGCCAAGAGCAAGAGTGGCCTGGGCACCATTGTCGCGCCCGCGATCGCGCTCGTCGCCTACGCCATCTACCGCGAGAATGTGAAGGTCAAGCCTCAAGACCCGGATCCCGGCGAAGCGCCGTAG
- a CDS encoding diacylglycerol kinase family protein, which translates to MRFAAVLNQDSGTLRTADVPAFADRLRRTLEAAGHSVQVDIVAGREIGAALEKAVAKRNVDVVIAGGGDGTVSRAASLLMNKKKALAILPAGTMNLFARGLGIPQTLDAALQSFATGEVTAVDMASVNGRPFVHQFSIGMHVRMVQLRETMDFGSRLGKMRASVRAGWATIKNPRTLKVTLSIGNAEIVTRTTGIGISNNLFGEGHLPYADNPAGGVLGIYVSVARRRYHLAKLLLDMLRGRWRDSEHIEIHQADRAILKIHSPTKKFSAVVDGELVRLERETVVEILPGALNVLVPASNARAKAA; encoded by the coding sequence ATGCGGTTTGCTGCGGTGCTGAACCAGGACAGCGGCACGCTGCGCACGGCCGATGTTCCAGCCTTTGCCGATCGCCTGCGACGGACGCTGGAAGCGGCAGGCCATTCGGTTCAGGTCGATATCGTTGCCGGCCGCGAAATCGGCGCGGCCTTGGAAAAGGCCGTAGCGAAGCGGAACGTCGACGTCGTGATCGCCGGAGGCGGCGACGGCACCGTGTCGCGGGCGGCATCCCTTCTCATGAACAAGAAGAAAGCTTTGGCCATATTGCCGGCCGGCACGATGAATCTCTTCGCGCGTGGCCTTGGCATCCCGCAGACGCTGGATGCGGCGCTGCAATCCTTTGCCACGGGCGAGGTGACGGCCGTCGACATGGCCAGCGTCAATGGCCGGCCCTTCGTGCATCAGTTTTCGATCGGCATGCATGTCAGGATGGTGCAGCTTCGGGAGACCATGGATTTCGGCTCGCGGCTGGGAAAGATGCGGGCCTCCGTTCGCGCGGGATGGGCAACGATCAAGAACCCACGCACGCTCAAAGTGACCTTGAGCATCGGCAACGCTGAGATCGTCACCCGCACGACCGGCATCGGCATCAGCAACAATCTGTTCGGCGAGGGCCATCTGCCTTATGCGGACAATCCGGCGGGTGGCGTGCTTGGCATCTATGTCAGCGTCGCGCGCAGACGTTACCATCTGGCGAAACTGCTGCTCGACATGCTGCGCGGCCGATGGCGCGACAGCGAACATATCGAAATCCACCAGGCCGACAGAGCCATCCTCAAGATCCATTCACCAACGAAGAAGTTCAGCGCGGTCGTGGATGGCGAGTTGGTCAGGCTGGAGCGCGAGACGGTGGTCGAGATTCTTCCCGGCGCGTTGAACGTATTGGTTCCGGCAAGCAATGCGCGGGCCAAGGCGGCGTGA
- a CDS encoding PRC-barrel domain-containing protein, whose translation MIRTLFATTALATLVATGAFAQTATPAQPPAAENPAPVIRSDGALMTNIIGESVYNGTGDDAQDIGKVDDVVFDASGKVKSAIIGVGGFLGVGTKDVAFDYSKMEWAEKNGDRWLVAKTTKDELNAQPAFDRKPYDPAPAPSADATQPSTTDTGGAQKPVDLNAKPAEPVKKAEGNLATNIMGESVYNGTADDAQKIGDVKDIVLAKDGKAESLVIGVGGFLGIGTKNVTFDFAKAKWAEKNGDRWLVAETTKEELQAQPDFNRKAYDPAPAPATAASNNAPATTTPAVASSDTTAGKEAKPAQTTAENKAPAPAASTAENKPADSGTSATDTTQTASIDKSTLTEMPMGNIRGDDLKGATVYGANDAKIGTIGDVVLTPDNKPDAVIVDVGGFLGIGAKEVAVGMDKLKFMTDKDGKKYLYTNFTKEELQAQAAYDKSSYAANRDKQRMILK comes from the coding sequence ATGATCCGCACTCTTTTTGCGACGACCGCGCTTGCAACGCTGGTTGCAACCGGTGCCTTCGCCCAGACAGCAACGCCGGCACAGCCGCCTGCCGCCGAAAACCCGGCTCCCGTGATCCGCTCGGATGGCGCCTTGATGACCAACATTATCGGCGAATCCGTCTATAACGGCACCGGTGACGACGCCCAAGACATCGGCAAGGTCGATGATGTCGTCTTCGACGCAAGCGGCAAAGTGAAGTCCGCGATCATCGGTGTCGGCGGCTTCCTTGGCGTCGGCACCAAGGACGTGGCGTTCGACTACAGCAAGATGGAATGGGCCGAGAAGAACGGCGACCGCTGGCTGGTGGCCAAGACAACCAAGGACGAGCTCAATGCCCAGCCGGCATTCGACCGCAAGCCCTACGATCCGGCCCCGGCACCGTCGGCCGACGCCACGCAGCCTTCAACCACGGACACGGGTGGAGCCCAGAAGCCGGTGGACCTCAACGCCAAGCCGGCTGAGCCGGTGAAGAAGGCGGAAGGCAATCTCGCCACCAACATCATGGGCGAGTCCGTCTATAACGGCACCGCGGACGACGCCCAGAAGATCGGCGACGTGAAAGACATCGTGCTCGCCAAGGACGGCAAGGCCGAGTCGCTCGTGATCGGCGTCGGCGGCTTCCTCGGCATCGGCACGAAGAACGTCACCTTCGATTTCGCCAAGGCAAAGTGGGCGGAGAAGAACGGGGACCGCTGGCTGGTTGCCGAGACGACGAAGGAGGAGCTCCAGGCGCAGCCGGACTTCAACCGCAAGGCTTACGATCCGGCACCGGCGCCGGCCACCGCGGCGTCGAACAATGCTCCGGCGACGACCACGCCCGCCGTGGCATCGTCCGACACAACGGCCGGCAAGGAAGCCAAGCCTGCGCAGACAACCGCTGAAAACAAGGCGCCCGCACCTGCGGCGAGCACCGCGGAGAACAAGCCGGCGGACTCCGGCACGTCCGCAACCGACACCACGCAGACAGCCTCGATCGACAAATCGACGCTGACTGAGATGCCGATGGGCAACATCCGGGGTGACGACCTGAAGGGCGCGACCGTCTATGGCGCCAACGACGCCAAGATCGGTACGATCGGCGATGTCGTGCTGACGCCGGACAACAAGCCGGATGCGGTGATCGTCGACGTCGGCGGCTTCCTCGGCATCGGCGCCAAGGAAGTGGCGGTCGGCATGGACAAGCTCAAATTCATGACCGACAAGGACGGCAAGAAATATCTCTACACCAACTTCACCAAGGAAGAGCTGCAGGCGCAGGCGGCCTATGACAAGAGCAGTTATGCCGCCAACCGTGATAAGCAGCGGATGATATTGAAGTAG
- a CDS encoding alkaline phosphatase family protein codes for MNNRVSRPNVLLITCDQWRGDCLSAAGHTVVKTPNADALAAEGVLFRRHYGGAAPCSPARACLYTGLYQMNNRVCRNGSPLDTRHGNIALSARTAGYDPALFGYTDVSPDPRQLSAGDPRLRSYEGVLPGFTVRQFLPEHQKQWLSWLSAQGIDASVGSPGIHRPAGEQGEASGDVTNAPPVYSKDQTPTAFLAGEFIRWLGEQEQGALWFAHISFISPHPPFIVPEPYNAMYDPADGPAFRRAADWQAEAGSHPYLAYDLDCQMRTKFIPGAQGKVADWGDENFRRIRAIYYGMVSEVDAQLGRIWQAVKAAGAWDDTIIVLTSDHAEMMGDHFMLGKGGYFDASYHIPLIIRDPHKRAVAGSVVDRFTEAVDIFPTLLELIGAGPEPQLDGRSLAPWLDGKQPADWRDAAHWEFDFRSVFGGEAERHFGIGSRDCNLAVLRTSGFKYVHFGGGLPPLLFDLTKDPGELSNVADDPAYLPARLEFAEKLLAWRARHLDQSLALAELTEDGVVGHVSWAVGNRQ; via the coding sequence TTGAACAACCGAGTGAGCCGCCCGAATGTTCTCCTCATCACCTGCGACCAGTGGCGCGGCGATTGCCTGTCGGCCGCCGGCCACACGGTGGTGAAAACGCCGAACGCGGACGCGCTTGCCGCCGAGGGCGTTCTGTTCCGGCGCCACTATGGCGGCGCGGCGCCCTGCTCGCCGGCGCGCGCCTGCCTCTACACCGGCCTCTACCAGATGAACAACCGCGTCTGCCGCAACGGCTCGCCGCTCGATACCCGGCACGGCAATATCGCGCTCTCGGCCCGCACGGCTGGTTATGATCCGGCGCTGTTCGGCTACACGGATGTCTCGCCCGATCCTCGCCAGCTCTCCGCAGGCGATCCTCGCCTGCGCAGCTATGAAGGTGTGCTGCCCGGCTTCACCGTGCGGCAGTTCCTGCCCGAGCACCAGAAGCAGTGGCTGTCCTGGCTCAGCGCGCAAGGCATCGACGCCAGCGTCGGCAGCCCTGGCATCCATCGCCCGGCGGGCGAGCAAGGCGAGGCCAGTGGCGATGTGACCAACGCGCCGCCGGTCTATTCGAAGGACCAGACGCCGACCGCTTTCCTCGCTGGCGAATTCATCCGCTGGCTTGGCGAGCAGGAGCAGGGCGCGCTATGGTTCGCGCATATCTCCTTCATCAGCCCGCACCCGCCCTTCATCGTCCCGGAACCGTATAACGCCATGTACGATCCGGCCGACGGGCCCGCTTTCCGGCGGGCGGCGGATTGGCAGGCCGAAGCGGGAAGCCATCCCTATCTCGCCTACGATCTCGATTGCCAGATGCGGACAAAATTCATTCCCGGCGCCCAGGGCAAGGTGGCGGATTGGGGTGACGAAAACTTCCGCCGCATCCGCGCGATCTACTACGGCATGGTCTCGGAGGTCGATGCGCAGCTCGGCCGCATCTGGCAGGCCGTGAAAGCGGCCGGCGCCTGGGACGACACAATCATCGTGCTCACCTCCGACCACGCCGAGATGATGGGCGACCATTTCATGCTCGGCAAAGGCGGCTATTTCGACGCCAGCTACCACATTCCGCTGATCATCCGCGACCCACACAAGAGAGCAGTGGCCGGTTCGGTCGTCGACCGGTTCACCGAGGCCGTCGACATCTTTCCGACCTTGCTCGAATTGATCGGCGCCGGACCGGAGCCGCAGCTCGACGGCAGGTCGCTGGCGCCCTGGCTCGACGGCAAGCAGCCGGCGGACTGGCGCGACGCCGCGCATTGGGAGTTCGATTTCCGCTCGGTCTTCGGCGGCGAAGCCGAGCGGCATTTCGGCATCGGCTCGCGCGATTGCAATCTGGCCGTCCTGCGCACGAGCGGCTTCAAATATGTCCATTTCGGCGGCGGCCTGCCGCCACTACTGTTCGATCTCACGAAGGATCCAGGCGAGCTGAGCAACGTCGCGGACGATCCCGCCTACCTGCCGGCGCGCCTGGAATTCGCCGAGAAGTTGCTCGCCTGGCGCGCCAGGCATCTCGACCAGTCGCTGGCGCTGGCGGAGCTGACGGAAGATGGCGTGGTCGGCCACGTGAGTTGGGCAGTAGGGAATAGGCAATAG
- a CDS encoding VOC family protein produces the protein MLNQIKGLHHVTSMASDARRNNEFFTKKLGLRRVKKTVNFDAPDVYHLYYADEVGTPGSVMTYFPFPDIGKGRHGVGEVGTTVFSVPEGTLAYWEKRFADEGVGNVARTESFGEKRLAFTGPDGDSFALVEDKADSRAPWVKGGVPGDEAIRGFHSVALRLKDGGATEELLKFMGYEEVDKSGNIRRLAIKNGNGADIVDIESLPGAGFANLGAGSVHHVAFAVEDRAKQLEVRKALVDTGYGVTPVIDRDYFWAIYFRTPGGVLFEVSTNEPGFDRDEDTAHLGEALKLPMQHRHLRSYLEQHLQKLED, from the coding sequence ATGCTCAATCAGATCAAGGGCCTGCATCACGTCACCTCGATGGCGAGCGATGCGCGCCGGAACAATGAATTCTTCACCAAGAAGCTCGGCCTGCGCCGGGTCAAGAAGACGGTCAATTTCGACGCGCCCGACGTCTATCACCTCTACTATGCCGACGAAGTCGGCACGCCGGGCTCGGTGATGACCTATTTCCCGTTCCCCGATATCGGCAAGGGCCGGCACGGCGTCGGCGAGGTCGGCACCACCGTCTTCTCGGTGCCGGAAGGCACGCTCGCCTATTGGGAAAAGCGCTTCGCCGACGAAGGCGTGGGCAACGTCGCCCGCACGGAAAGCTTCGGCGAGAAGCGTCTCGCCTTCACCGGCCCTGACGGCGACAGTTTCGCGCTGGTCGAGGACAAGGCCGACAGCCGCGCGCCCTGGGTGAAGGGCGGCGTTCCCGGCGATGAAGCGATCCGCGGCTTCCACTCGGTCGCGCTCAGGCTGAAGGACGGCGGCGCCACCGAGGAGCTGTTGAAGTTCATGGGCTATGAGGAGGTCGACAAGTCCGGCAACATCCGCCGGCTGGCGATCAAGAACGGCAACGGTGCCGACATCGTCGACATCGAATCGCTGCCGGGCGCGGGCTTTGCCAATCTCGGCGCCGGCTCGGTGCATCATGTCGCCTTCGCGGTCGAGGATCGCGCCAAACAGCTCGAAGTGCGCAAGGCGCTGGTCGACACGGGTTATGGCGTGACGCCGGTCATCGATCGCGATTACTTCTGGGCGATCTATTTCCGTACCCCGGGCGGCGTGCTGTTCGAGGTGTCCACCAACGAGCCGGGCTTCGACCGCGACGAGGACACCGCGCATCTCGGCGAGGCGCTGAAGCTGCCGATGCAGCATCGGCATCTGAGATCCTATCTCGAGCAGCACCTGCAGAAGCTGGAAGACTGA
- a CDS encoding alpha/beta hydrolase, with the protein MSKDAYIHKMLPGSPGSPLLFVLHGTGADENQLLSFGRELLPSATVVSPRGDVSEQGAARFFRRTGEGVYDMDDLARATAKMAGFVKAHVEAAKPSAVFGLGYSNGANILASLVFAEPTLFDATALMHPLIPFEPQVKGSLAGRRILITAGRRDPICPPNLTTRLEAYLRADGADVTVEWHDGGHEVRPNESEAARRLFGFAPAAEGGKNNG; encoded by the coding sequence ATGAGCAAGGACGCTTACATCCACAAAATGCTGCCCGGTTCGCCGGGCAGTCCGCTGCTCTTCGTCCTCCACGGAACCGGGGCCGACGAGAACCAGCTTCTGTCCTTCGGCCGTGAGCTGCTGCCTTCGGCGACCGTCGTGTCGCCGCGCGGCGACGTGTCGGAACAGGGCGCTGCCCGCTTCTTCCGCCGCACCGGCGAGGGCGTCTACGACATGGACGATCTCGCGCGGGCGACGGCCAAGATGGCGGGCTTCGTCAAGGCGCATGTCGAGGCGGCAAAGCCCTCGGCGGTGTTCGGGCTCGGCTATTCCAACGGCGCCAACATCCTGGCCTCGCTGGTGTTCGCCGAGCCGACCCTGTTCGATGCCACGGCGCTGATGCATCCGCTCATCCCGTTCGAGCCTCAGGTGAAGGGCAGCCTTGCCGGCCGCCGCATCCTGATCACGGCCGGCAGGCGCGATCCGATCTGTCCGCCGAACCTGACCACGCGGCTGGAGGCCTATTTGCGCGCCGACGGGGCCGATGTCACAGTGGAATGGCACGACGGCGGGCACGAGGTGCGGCCGAATGAAAGCGAAGCGGCGCGGCGGCTCTTCGGCTTCGCGCCGGCCGCCGAAGGAGGCAAGAACAATGGCTGA
- a CDS encoding GNAT family N-acetyltransferase yields the protein MADQLPEIELEDHGSKGRYVLRGPGGAEAEMTFTKIGEHQLIIDHTEVPDVFRGQGAGLRLVTRAVEDARAAGKKIIPLCPFANAQFRRHPEWADVLKQ from the coding sequence ATGGCTGACCAATTGCCCGAGATCGAACTCGAGGACCATGGCTCCAAGGGGCGCTACGTGCTGCGCGGTCCCGGCGGCGCCGAGGCCGAGATGACCTTCACCAAGATCGGCGAGCACCAGCTCATCATCGATCACACCGAGGTGCCGGACGTCTTCCGCGGCCAGGGCGCCGGGCTTCGGCTCGTCACCCGCGCCGTCGAGGACGCGCGCGCCGCCGGCAAGAAGATCATCCCGCTCTGCCCCTTCGCCAACGCCCAGTTCCGCCGCCATCCGGAATGGGCGGACGTGCTGAAGCAGTAA
- a CDS encoding dipeptidase, producing MTETDLIPVFDGHNDTLLRLYQSKEADVEKLFIEGTPGGHIDLPRANKGGFAGGMFAIFPPPVEKTKRSAVPPAPSDDEPLPPELPRAEAITSTIGMASILFRLERAGALTVCRSAGDIREAMAKGSIAAVFHIEGVEAIDPELTMLDVLHAAGLRSLGIVWSRPNAFGNGVPFRFPSSPDTGPGLTDAGKALVKACNQLRIMIDLSHLNEKGFRDVAALSDAPLVATHSNVHAICGHSRNLTDWQLGAIRESGGMVGLNFATGFLREDGRMNADTGLDIMVRHIDSLLQALGEDGVGLGSDFDGAMIPAVIGDVAGLPKLIGALAARGFGRALIEKIAYRNWLNVLERTIG from the coding sequence ATGACCGAAACCGACCTCATCCCCGTTTTCGACGGCCACAACGACACGCTGCTTCGGCTCTACCAGTCGAAGGAAGCGGATGTCGAAAAGCTGTTCATCGAAGGGACGCCGGGCGGCCATATCGACCTGCCGCGCGCCAACAAAGGCGGCTTTGCCGGCGGCATGTTCGCGATCTTTCCGCCGCCGGTCGAAAAGACCAAGCGCAGCGCCGTGCCGCCGGCGCCGAGCGACGACGAACCTCTGCCGCCGGAACTGCCGCGCGCCGAGGCGATCACCTCCACCATCGGCATGGCCTCGATCCTGTTCAGGCTGGAGCGCGCCGGCGCGCTGACCGTCTGCCGCAGCGCCGGCGATATCCGCGAGGCGATGGCGAAGGGCTCGATCGCGGCGGTCTTCCATATCGAAGGCGTCGAGGCGATCGACCCGGAGCTCACCATGCTCGACGTGTTGCACGCCGCCGGCCTGCGCTCGCTGGGCATCGTCTGGAGCCGTCCTAACGCTTTCGGCAATGGCGTGCCGTTCCGCTTCCCCTCCTCGCCCGATACCGGGCCTGGCCTCACCGATGCCGGCAAGGCGCTGGTCAAGGCCTGCAACCAGCTCAGGATCATGATCGACCTCTCGCATCTTAACGAGAAGGGTTTTCGTGACGTGGCGGCGCTCAGCGATGCGCCGCTGGTCGCGACCCATTCCAACGTGCATGCGATCTGCGGCCATTCGCGCAACCTGACCGACTGGCAGCTCGGCGCGATCCGCGAGTCGGGCGGCATGGTGGGCCTGAACTTTGCGACCGGCTTCCTGCGCGAGGACGGCCGCATGAATGCCGACACCGGCCTCGACATCATGGTGCGCCACATCGATTCGCTGCTGCAGGCGCTCGGCGAGGACGGCGTCGGCCTTGGCTCCGATTTCGACGGCGCGATGATCCCGGCGGTGATCGGCGACGTTGCCGGCCTGCCCAAGCTCATCGGCGCGCTCGCCGCGCGCGGCTTCGGACGCGCGCTGATCGAGAAGATCGCCTATCGCAACTGGTTGAATGTGCTCGAGAGAACCATAGGGTAG